The genome window TCATATAAGTCACTTGTAACTTGTGCACTAAAAACACCAATAGAAACCATTCAAAAACTAACATCATTATACATATGTGTTTTCCACAACAAGTACTAAATTACTCCAAATTATAATGCATATTcatatgcatattcaactaccatttaattttcatccatcaaacataaatcaattcacATATTAACCATACCAAACCACACACCAAACATGATAAGgccatttatatatacatagcaaaatataccaaaccacaagccaattcaaatggctaaaaacaaaacaaaatatataggccatcattagccaaaataacctatacatgccattataaccaaaattagataaccaaatgtaccaaaagagccgatggatagtgtgatatagctccaacaagcttccaacccgaacgagcttccgaaCCACTctaaaacacagaaaataacatagagtaagcatataagcttagtaagttcgtataacacagaatttaacttaccatttaaccacaatttaggtaagtaacATAGCATATTCCAACCAATTTGGCCACaagcctaaacacatgttcaccaacatattagccatataaatcacatataaaatccaATACACATGGATGAATTCAACAACTAGTCACATTTCATATAAATGTaatattcatttcatatatcaatgtATCATATAACATCactttcatgtatttcatgtaaatacctgcaatagttcatatcgaactcatataatcTCATAACAAAATtgtgcccattgaaccatttagaatatcgttggatatgCGAGTAGCACACACGAGGTGTATTGAACTATAATCCTTcaattcctatacatgtatgctcatacgagcttaGAATCAGTATGCTCTTACGAGCTATAATTGGTAAGCTCCTCTAAGCTGAATAATGGTAAGCTCCTCTAAGCTGAATAACGGTAATCTCCTTTGAGCTGAaattggtaaccctaatgacatgtcatttgtatcctacgaattcctaaacGTCGAACGTCGTCGGATATACGATCGGTAttcatatatgataataatacaaatcacataaatataattcaattaaagcatataattacataatttaattacacgaacttacctcgacgagtgtacgtagatacgaaggcgactaatccaaaacttttttttgccccgatctaactccATACGAGGTCTAactggatctatacgaatgaatttaactcaattcaatataattcacattcaatttagtccaacacatattttggcaaaattaccattttgcccctatacttttaattctttgcaatttagtccctaggctcggaaaatgaaattcattcaattttatccctacccaagcctaaccaaattatatacattctaatagcagcccatatttttcataaattcacaaatttaccacataatatttctatttttcatcttagtccctatttgacaatttcactaaaaattcatttaaaaaagttgtttatctaacaacagcCATTCATTATCTGttatcaaacttcaaaacaaaaacatcttcatcaatggaaaaatcctaatagtttaacagttttgcaaattagtctccaggctagctagattaagctacaacgatcccggaaacatagaaatcattaaaaataggacCAAAAATCGTACCTTATTGAAGGCTTAAAGATGGATGAATAACCTAGCTTCCATGGCTTTCATTTCTTCCATATTCGGTTGAAGAACATAAGAAATATGAAAgcttattaatttgtttttaacttattatatcattattaactaaattacaaaattaacctttataaacatcatttattTCACTAAATGCCAAGCCATTACCATCCACTAACatattaatggtctaattaccgtATAAGGACcaccactttaaagttctatagctatttaatacctttagctattagaacccaacttttgtactttacgtgatttagtcctttttatcaaattgcgcatgtaaatagtaaaatttcttaacgaaatttttatacggtatttctatcatactgtagaccataaaataataataaaataaattttttgaactcAGATTTGTAGTCTCAAAACCACTtttccgatttcactaaaaacgggctgttacaagttacacctttaatttttgtataaaaaaaattctgtttTAAGTCATATTAAGCCAGTTATTAAATTTTCTcgatttttatcataaattccACGCATGCAAAAGCCAAATATAAACAACATATGCCATAGTccatattaacaaaattatagtcccaaaatagaaacataataaaaataaagtaaaatttaatagtGCGTTATTAAATAATCTGAGACGAGACCTCCAAATGTTGAGTCCAACCCTAACCTTGAGGGTTATCTATAAGAAGTAAACTAAAGGGTGAGCTTGAAAAGCTTAGCCTTAGTCtaaacatatacataacattGTATAGGCATATAATCAATCATTGAAACATACAACCAttataacaaaacatatagTAAATCATGGCATTACAACTATCaataatacaatattttatacatGGCATGCTTGTATGAAACAGTGCAAAATCCCTACCCatccatccactacacaccacgagGTCCCCGAAACCCGTCATCCGAACACCTAAAATAATATGAGCTGAAGCTCGATGTGGATAAACCAACATTAACAATATGCAGTAAAACTGCCAATAATTTGCAAACAAGCTACCAATAAGTTGTGGATAAACCGCCAGTACCCCAACAATACTCCAAGATTGAAGATTAATTATCAGTATCATATTGCGAATAAAATTCCAATACTCTGCGAAACTCTTTCGTCACCTATCAATCCTAATCCCTGTGCAATGTAATATGTCATACCATTAATCTAGCATATCATGTTATTCATTAACAATACCAATAACaatggcatgcttaacatgctttCAGTTTAACAATTTCAATTGCATGCTTTACTTGCAATCGATATACACAGTAAGATTCAGTGACATGCCTTTACATgcaattaataacaataacacaaTCTTACGTCACAataagggcacgtttggttcgctgtattggattagaggcgtaatggaatagaggtgtaatggaatagaggtgtaatagcaaatcaactgtttggttgaatgtaatggaatagaggcgtaatagtaatcttgtgtttggttgaatggaatagaggtgtaatagcataatagaaaaaactaaaatgactagaatacccttagcataaatttgttttggtaaatgattattattattgttatttaaattttaataagattattattatcaataataaataattaatcatatttaaacataattattattaaatatattataattaaaatatataatttgataaaattcttaataatcaatattcttatatgaatttactcaaatcataatatatgatactataaaatttaaattaacataattattattaaatatattataattaaaatatataatttaataaaattgttaataattaatattcttatatgaatttactcaaatcataatatatgatactataaaagataatttgaaataattaatattaaatatattttaattaaaatatatgatttaataaaatttaaaataattataactaataaattttcttatataaatttgtataatttaaaataattattattatatataatttaataataatatataatttcataaaattcttgataataaattttcttatatgaatttatacaatttaaaataattaatattaaatataatttaataatgatatataatttcataaaattcttaataataaaatgttcttatatgaatttactaaaatcaaaatataacttgagaattatattctgcataaacataattaacttatgaattttttaaatacatcaaaatgaatttttggaTACAAACATGTATGATCATAAACTTTACAAAAATGATCGTGGCACATGACTGAAACCAATTCTGCCTAAATTAATTTCACTGACCGAATTAGCTTTCATACCAGGAATACTTATTCAGAATAATATCATCATGGCACATGAGGCATTTCATGCcattaaaagaaagaattagGGAAGGAAAGGTATCATGGCCATTAAAATTAACAGAGAGAACATTTGCACAATAGTTCCGAGTAGAGGACTCCACCAAACAGACCCCCTATCCCCTGCTTTGTTCAACCTCATTGCAAATGTCTGATTAGTTAACATCGAGAAAGcaaaaaaatcaaggaaacTTGAGAGCTATTGTATTTCTTGAAAATGACCATCAATCTCTCATCTTTTGTTCATAGAAAATTGTTTGCTTTTGCACAGTCAATATACCTAATGCAACAGTTATCTCAGAAACGAATAAAATTTTCCGAGTATGCAAAAGAAGTAAAAAGATGGTTTAACCCTCTTCATATGGCTGCTGTAAATGGGCATATTGAGGTTGTAAAAGAGCTTATGAATGTTGACCAAGAATTATGGTCCGGCGTAGAGGGTAAGGGGAACAAGACTCCTTTCCATTTTGCAGCCATGAAAGGGAGGATCAACGTCATCAACGAAATGCTTTCGAGATATGAAGGGTGTATTCAGTGTGCGACAGTTCAAAGGGATTTTTCAACTCGATGGATTTTTCAATGTCGCTTTCCATGATCAACATCCTCACAAGCAAATTCCCCCTGCAATTTGAGCTTCAGATTTGTATGGTTGCACTGTTTTTCACTTACAACACTGCAATGACTTGCATTGCACCGAGTAGCGTAAGAGATTCACCATTATAATGAAATCAGTGCTTTTTTCAATCATACTGACATTAACATCTGCCGAAAAATATTGTCTTGGAAATTATCCTTAAAGCTCAGCCTAGCCCGGCCCAAGTACACATCTAAACACACTGCAAACTCGAGCAGAACCCGTGGAAAACTTGAAAACAACATAGAAGGAAAGACAAAGACTAATGCAAATGGCATCTATTACCATTCTTGAAGATCACATTTGCAAACATATCCCATTTGGCCATACATAATATAGAGAGGTTACTTTTCCTACATCAGTTTCAGGCATTAGATTGCATCCTTCGGATACATGACTGTATATGTAACTTTCATATGCATAGTAGTATGTATACCTTTCACATACATGAACAGTGTATAAACAAGCTTGTCAACCTTTTTTTAGGCTAGTCTACTAGACTTGTTATAAAGCTCTAAGTAGCACCAAAACCGCACACAAATAAACAGTTCAGAACATCATAAAGGAGGCCAAACTATCAAGAGTGTTTGTACTGCTTTCTCCACCAAGACAAATAAAGTCTAATCAATGTGTCGCAAACCAAAAAGGAAGATATTTTGTAAGACAAGGGTAATGATTACAGTGTCAAGGTTACAAGCAAAGCACTTGTTAGCAACATACAGAGGGAAAACGTTTATGATGATCCATGAGGACCTAATAGCAAATCCTATATCCGGACtttcataaataaaagataaagtaACATAAAGAAACTAAGATGGCTGCATCTTGAGAGTTTGAAGAGATTCTATCATTGATCGGGAGATTTACATATTATATGTGTTCTATTACCAATTTTACACTCAATGCCACCAACTTTACTTGTACAAATACGACTCTGTAAGGAACCTCTAAAGACGGATGACTTTGTTTCCTGCTCGACCACTTTCTTAAGGGAACCACTAACGTCACCTAGTGCCCAAGCCAATGATATATGAGGCCTTGGATCCTGTAGGTTGACAAATAATATGATATAAGAATAAGATAATTGCTCTGCATTTTATGAAGTATTGATTAGACTTGGCAATTAATTATAACGGCACAGACCTTATAGAACTCGGGAAGATTGTGAAACTTGTAAACCTCGTTAACAGCCTGAATTTGCTTAGTTATCTGCGAGTTAATTGCAACAAAGTAAATGCCATTTATTTGGAAATAAAAGAACAGTGGAATAtagagggaaaagaaaaagaactgcAAGATGAGCATCCCGATTTGTTCTACATAAGATAGCCATCCTACTGAGAGCAGATACGacttaaatacttaattgtcaGGAAATGAGAATAGAAAAAATACCCGACCAGTATGACAAACCAGtgcaaaataaacattatttagAAGTTTTTACTCCAACTGAAGCATCAATCTCTAAATTATATACCACTTTTAGAAACATAACTTGGAAACCCAAGCATCTCTATACAAAATAAGATAGGCAATAAAGCTATGGTATATCATCCTCTTTctttagcttttctttttcacttgagatgtccatatatataaacaatgaAAGCAAGCTCAATATGCAAAAGAATTACAATTtcagtaaaagaaaaaaggaaaactcCAGCACACTTACCTCGGGTAATCCTCCCGTAACGACTTCGAGTGAAAGAAAGGTGCGCGTTCGATCATCATTGATAAAAACCTCCCATTTGTTAAAATCAATCCAATACCTACTTGCAATAAGAACAAAGATCAAAACCATATCCTTGAATCATAAGGAAGAAACCCAaagattatttatttaacaatggAACTAAGCATAATAATAGTAAAGAATAACATCAAACCGcttttgaaattgaagtttCTGGCGAAGCATTGTTACAATAGAGTCAATCTGGTGAACTCTAATAGGAACTGTCCTTCCTAAACTTATCTGGAATTCCCTTCCCAATGCCACTTGTTCAAGTTTATGTTCTTCTTTACACAGTGTATTCAATGGAACAACAATATCCACAACATGGAGATTGGGAACCACGGATGAAACTCTCTTCAAAAATTGACCCATCTCTTTCTTTGATATATACGGTAtaaaaactgaaataattaacagagtaaataaataaataaataaggcaattcattcaattcaatattaaagAACTGTGGCCATTCAAAAAAAGTACCTAGAATGTAAACGTGCAAAGCATAGTTGCCTTCGACGTGAGGGAAGCTTCTCACTCTACTAGGCTGACCAGTTTGTAAGTAATCCAAAGATCCTTTTTTCattatcaagaaaaaaaatagttgatgagcaaaaagagtaaaatattttagtaaaagaaaGTCATGGGAAATTTGTTGCAGTTTGAATTACCAAGGGAATTGGGAGGGTGAAGGAGAGAAACAGGAGGCGGAGGGAGAGGAGACGACAGCGTCTCCTCCGTTTGGGGATTGGAATTGGCGGGAAGAGACAGCGTAGGGGAGTGGTCGGAGTCGAAGTCCGATGAGTCGTCGTCTCCATATGTTGCTCTTAGCGCTTCCTTATGGAATGGATAATTTGGGAAAGGTGGCTCTTAGTTTTCAAGGCTTTCCTTTCCTCTTCTACGGAACAGCTGCCACTTCCAGTTCGTATGTACGCTTAGAGCAAATCGGCAGAAGCTAGAAGGAAGGAACAGAAGAGGCAAAGGGGAACAGAAGAGGCagagggtaaaacagggagggTAAACTGAAGAGGCAGCTAATCTGGGCAAAAGAGAGGGATTAGAAATCGGTGGTTTTCACCGATTAAGAAAGTAATGGATTACACGCGTATTAGCAATACATTGAACCAAACGACGGAGTAAAGAGGGATTagtggggcccaccgattagaggtgtattggctatgccaatacacccaaccaaacatgatGTAAGCATACAATCAGAAATTAAATTCGACACTTACACATTCAATTAATCACAAATAAAGGCCTTTAATATTTGGCCATCACCTTTTAGCACTTACCATAATCAGCAATCCCTTATCCATCAAAGGGCCATTCGGCCATGCACAAAATTAGCATGTACAATTAACCAACATGCATATCACATAATTTCAATAATCACCAAAGCACTCAAAGGTAAGACCCACACCTGATTAATGCGAAACCAAAGCACTATTGCTATTATGCAGCTCCTACGTTTAGACATAGACAGATCCCGGTCGGATCTATACATAACACACAAAACATTATTAAAACCAACCTTCAACACCCATACAAGGTTTggcaaaaatagaaaacaaattgaaattttatatctGGGTTTCCAAGATCACTTACTGTCCTACCGATAAAACGAAATATGGAAACAGCCTCAAACTTTACTAGAGATCTAAGGAGTTCAAATTTggaccttttaaaaaaattcatgaaattagcACTCGAAAAATTTGGCCATAGACCCTGCATTATTCGACCATCATAGGAAAGAGAATGAGATTAGATCAGATTTAGACAACTTAAACTTTTCATCTTAGAAACAAAGAGagcagaagaaaagaaagatagcagaagaaaagaaataaagggGGCGACGACAGCAACAATGG of Gossypium raimondii isolate GPD5lz chromosome 3, ASM2569854v1, whole genome shotgun sequence contains these proteins:
- the LOC105794050 gene encoding uncharacterized protein LOC105794050; the protein is MGVEEPPFPNYPFHKEALRATYGDDDSSDFDSDHSPTLSLPANSNPQTEETLSSPLPPPPVSLLHPPNSLGSLDYLQTGQPSRVRSFPHVEGNYALHVYILVFIPYISKKEMGQFLKRVSSVVPNLHVVDIVVPLNTLCKEEHKLEQVALGREFQISLGRTVPIRVHQIDSIVTMLRQKLQFQKRYWIDFNKWEVFINDDRTRTFLSLEVVTGGLPEITKQIQAVNEVYKFHNLPEFYKDPRPHISLAWALGDVSGSLKKVVEQETKSSVFRGSLQSRICTSKVGGIECKIGNRTHIICKSPDQ